From a single Paenibacillus sp. FSL W8-0426 genomic region:
- a CDS encoding DUF1934 domain-containing protein: MSNMRPVRIRLHSRYDGENVVQDLQGEATLKGKALYVRYVEPEAGPQGGITRTTLKLSAQSIKIMRHGEVESEQTFELGRKLPGFYRSPYMSFALSTHTRKMELSMDGLNAKAAWSYEFYRFDEASGHFAISLHIQEEPIS; encoded by the coding sequence ATGTCGAACATGCGACCGGTTCGGATCCGGCTGCACAGCCGTTATGATGGTGAAAATGTAGTGCAGGATCTTCAGGGGGAAGCGACGCTAAAAGGAAAGGCATTATACGTGCGTTACGTAGAGCCTGAAGCGGGCCCGCAGGGCGGCATCACCCGCACGACCCTGAAGCTCAGTGCACAATCCATCAAGATCATGCGCCACGGCGAGGTGGAGTCGGAGCAGACGTTTGAGCTTGGGCGCAAGCTGCCCGGGTTTTATCGTTCGCCTTACATGTCGTTTGCGCTGTCCACGCACACCCGGAAAATGGAGCTTTCCATGGACGGGTTAAATGCAAAAGCGGCGTGGAGCTACGAATTTTACCGATTTGATGAAGCATCCGGACATTTTGCGATTAGTTTGCATATACAGGAGGAACCAATTTCATGA
- a CDS encoding S8 family peptidase, whose amino-acid sequence MDYTGLLHHLAEGMQRLEPEQSERYLIRFARPGQYEACLMQLSRMRNEIAGLGTVRSSRLARSIIAPLPCPEELVRFGNDLTVEKDQKVTIHTAALYNKPSSVQGIPWGVKQIRAPKVWSVSTGHRVKIGVIDTGADFHHPDLRYSLAQGINLLNRSLLPHDDNGHGTHIAGTIAAANSTAGMIGVAPRSLIYPVKAFDHNGSAYVSDIVLGIDWCVRNRVDIINMSFGMKTRSKALLDVVNRAYQAGIVIVASSGNDGKRRSIDYPARYPQTISVGATDKNRRIAPFSNRGTYVDVYAPGDKIVSSWVHGKHHEMSGTSMATSHVSGAIALLLAKYPGLSPGEIKTLVKRATVPLRARKPSTAKPKVRGGEIDALKLMQEKRE is encoded by the coding sequence ATGGACTATACCGGCTTATTGCATCATTTGGCGGAAGGAATGCAACGCCTTGAACCAGAGCAGAGTGAACGGTATCTGATTCGGTTCGCCAGACCCGGGCAATATGAAGCTTGTCTGATGCAATTATCCCGGATGCGAAACGAGATCGCCGGCCTGGGAACCGTTCGCTCTTCCCGGTTGGCCCGTTCCATTATCGCTCCACTGCCATGCCCTGAGGAATTGGTTCGTTTCGGAAATGATCTGACCGTGGAGAAGGATCAGAAAGTCACGATCCATACCGCAGCCCTTTACAACAAACCAAGCAGCGTTCAAGGCATCCCTTGGGGCGTCAAGCAGATTCGGGCACCCAAGGTTTGGTCTGTTTCCACCGGACATCGGGTCAAAATCGGCGTGATTGATACCGGGGCAGACTTCCACCATCCCGATTTGCGCTACTCACTCGCCCAAGGGATCAATCTCCTCAATCGAAGCCTGCTTCCGCACGACGACAACGGTCACGGGACCCACATTGCAGGAACCATCGCCGCAGCCAACAGCACGGCAGGCATGATCGGCGTTGCCCCGCGTTCCCTGATCTATCCCGTAAAGGCATTCGACCATAACGGTTCCGCATACGTATCCGATATCGTCCTTGGCATTGATTGGTGCGTGCGCAACCGGGTCGACATCATCAATATGAGCTTCGGCATGAAAACGCGCAGCAAAGCCCTGCTCGACGTGGTCAATCGCGCTTACCAGGCTGGAATCGTTATCGTTGCATCGTCAGGAAATGACGGGAAACGACGCAGCATCGATTATCCGGCACGTTATCCGCAGACAATATCCGTTGGGGCCACCGACAAAAATCGGCGCATTGCGCCATTCAGCAATCGCGGCACCTACGTGGATGTTTATGCTCCAGGCGACAAAATCGTCTCCTCCTGGGTCCACGGAAAACATCATGAGATGAGCGGCACATCCATGGCCACCTCTCATGTCAGCGGAGCCATTGCCCTGCTGCTCGCCAAGTACCCCGGCTTGTCGCCGGGCGAAATCAAAACGTTGGTCAAACGCGCAACCGTGCCGTTGCGAGCCCGCAAACCATCGACCGCCAAGCCCAAAGTTCGAGGCGGAGAGATCGATGCTCTCAAGCTGATGCAGGAGAAACGTGAGTAG
- a CDS encoding DUF6171 family protein yields the protein MSQTDERTNRQGRCKGCSEEHGVQISEAKLAKLVELASRARAVVTDERYANRLSICSSCPGLQYGTTCRYCGCIVHVRAKLADSVCPYPYEPRWN from the coding sequence ATGTCCCAAACGGATGAACGCACGAATCGGCAGGGACGCTGTAAAGGATGCAGCGAGGAGCACGGCGTGCAGATCAGCGAGGCCAAACTGGCCAAACTCGTGGAGCTGGCTTCTCGGGCTCGCGCGGTTGTGACGGATGAGCGATACGCTAATCGGCTATCCATCTGTTCAAGTTGTCCGGGTTTGCAGTACGGGACCACCTGCCGTTACTGCGGCTGCATTGTTCATGTGCGCGCCAAACTGGCCGATTCGGTCTGTCCGTACCCTTATGAGCCGAGATGGAATTGA
- the speE gene encoding polyamine aminopropyltransferase — MELWFTEKQTPTFGITAKIKQTYVHEQTEFQDLAMIETEEFGNMLVLDGMVMTTVKDEFVYHEMAAHPALNTHPKPKRVLVVGGGDGGVIREVIKHDAVEKAVLVEIDGKVIEYSKTYLPEIAGKLNEPNVEVLVNDGYMHIIEHKDEYDVIIVDSTEPVGPAAPLFERGFYQGIYEALKEDGIFVAQTDNPWFKADLIQKVNKDVKEIFPIVRVYGCNIPTYPSGLWTFTMGSKTHDPLSVDETRIPELDTRYYSSRLHKAAFVLPKFVEDLTK; from the coding sequence ATGGAATTGTGGTTTACGGAGAAGCAGACTCCCACATTCGGGATCACTGCGAAGATCAAACAGACCTATGTTCATGAGCAAACGGAATTTCAGGATTTGGCGATGATTGAGACAGAAGAGTTCGGCAACATGCTGGTGTTGGACGGAATGGTGATGACCACGGTAAAAGATGAGTTCGTGTACCATGAAATGGCGGCTCATCCTGCCCTGAATACACATCCGAAACCGAAAAGGGTTCTGGTCGTGGGAGGCGGCGACGGCGGCGTGATTCGTGAGGTCATCAAGCATGATGCCGTAGAAAAAGCCGTTTTGGTTGAAATCGACGGCAAAGTCATCGAGTATTCCAAAACATATTTGCCCGAAATAGCCGGCAAACTGAACGAGCCTAACGTTGAAGTGCTCGTGAATGACGGCTATATGCACATTATTGAACATAAAGACGAATACGATGTCATCATCGTTGATTCGACGGAACCCGTAGGTCCTGCGGCGCCTTTGTTTGAACGCGGTTTCTACCAAGGCATATACGAAGCGTTGAAGGAAGACGGCATCTTTGTGGCCCAGACAGATAACCCCTGGTTCAAGGCGGATCTGATCCAAAAGGTCAACAAGGATGTTAAAGAGATTTTCCCGATCGTGCGCGTATACGGGTGCAATATTCCGACATACCCGAGCGGCCTTTGGACGTTCACGATGGGCAGCAAGACGCATGACCCGCTCAGCGTCGACGAGACTCGAATTCCCGAATTGGATACCAGGTATTATTCCTCGCGATTGCATAAGGCAGCCTTTGTGCTCCCCAAATTCGTGGAGGACCTGACGAAATAA
- the argS gene encoding arginine--tRNA ligase, translated as MTRNPLDTINERVSTAVGNAIVAAGIVSQEELPVITLEVPRDKAHGDLATNAAMQLTKIAKRNPRQIAEEIINHLNLAEAGIEKADIAGPGFINFKLDKSYLYPVLALVQEQGENYGRINAGEGRKVQVEFVSANPTGSLHLGHARGAAVGDALCNVLDFAGYQVTREYYINDAGNQVFNLARSIEARYLQELGQDAEMPEDGYHGEDIIGFAKELVAEKGEELLSMSPGDRAAYFRDYGLEKELDKIKRDLGRFRVPFDNWFSETSLYDNGEVLRVLDELRDRNEIYEQDGATWLKTMQYGDDKERVLIKNDGTYTYLTPDIAYHRDKYARGYDIMINIWGADHHGYIPRMKAAMQALGNDPAKLVVLIAQMVSLFQNGEKVKMSKRTGKAVTMEDLMDEVGVDAIRYFFTMRSMDSHLDFDMDLAISTSNENPVFYVQYAHARVCSVFRQAEEQGIQLLPISEIDLSKLNTEHEYDLLRKIGELPEEIAAAAAGYAPHRMIRYVYELASLFHSYYRAERVITEDAAQTQARLALIGAVRTVIATTLRLVGVSAPDKM; from the coding sequence ATGACACGTAATCCACTCGATACGATTAACGAACGGGTAAGCACGGCTGTTGGCAATGCCATCGTGGCTGCAGGCATTGTTTCGCAGGAAGAGCTGCCTGTCATCACGCTTGAAGTGCCACGCGACAAAGCACACGGCGATCTGGCTACGAATGCTGCGATGCAGCTGACCAAAATTGCGAAGCGCAATCCTCGCCAAATTGCGGAAGAGATCATAAACCATCTGAATCTGGCGGAAGCCGGCATCGAAAAGGCCGACATTGCCGGACCAGGTTTCATCAACTTCAAGCTCGACAAGAGTTATCTGTACCCTGTGCTGGCGCTCGTGCAAGAGCAAGGCGAAAATTATGGCCGCATCAATGCGGGTGAAGGCCGCAAGGTCCAAGTGGAGTTTGTCAGCGCCAATCCGACAGGAAGCCTGCATTTGGGACATGCTCGCGGTGCGGCTGTCGGCGATGCGCTGTGCAACGTTCTCGATTTTGCGGGATATCAGGTTACCCGCGAGTACTATATTAACGATGCCGGCAACCAGGTATTCAACCTGGCTCGTTCCATCGAAGCCCGTTATTTGCAGGAGCTCGGCCAGGATGCCGAAATGCCGGAAGACGGATACCATGGAGAGGACATTATCGGTTTCGCGAAGGAACTCGTGGCGGAGAAGGGCGAAGAGCTGTTGTCCATGAGCCCTGGGGACCGTGCGGCGTATTTCCGCGACTATGGCCTGGAAAAGGAATTGGACAAAATCAAGCGTGACTTGGGACGCTTCCGCGTGCCATTCGACAATTGGTTCAGCGAAACATCGCTTTACGACAACGGTGAGGTGCTGCGCGTTCTTGACGAGCTGCGCGATCGCAACGAAATTTACGAGCAAGACGGGGCGACTTGGCTGAAAACGATGCAATACGGCGACGACAAAGAGCGTGTATTGATTAAAAACGACGGAACGTATACCTACCTCACGCCGGACATTGCCTATCACCGCGACAAGTATGCTCGTGGTTACGATATCATGATCAACATTTGGGGAGCGGACCATCATGGTTACATTCCGCGGATGAAAGCGGCCATGCAGGCACTCGGAAACGATCCTGCCAAATTGGTCGTGTTGATCGCACAAATGGTCAGCTTGTTCCAGAACGGCGAGAAAGTGAAGATGTCAAAACGTACGGGCAAAGCGGTAACGATGGAGGACTTGATGGACGAAGTCGGCGTGGATGCCATCCGTTATTTCTTCACGATGCGCAGCATGGACTCCCATCTGGATTTCGACATGGACCTCGCCATTTCTACCTCGAATGAGAATCCGGTGTTTTACGTGCAGTATGCGCATGCTCGCGTATGTAGCGTATTCCGCCAAGCGGAAGAGCAGGGCATTCAATTGCTGCCGATCTCCGAGATCGACCTTTCGAAGTTGAACACGGAGCATGAGTATGATTTGCTGCGCAAAATCGGGGAACTTCCAGAGGAAATCGCTGCTGCGGCAGCCGGTTATGCCCCTCATCGCATGATTCGATACGTGTATGAGCTGGCATCCCTGTTCCACAGTTATTATCGCGCTGAACGCGTCATCACCGAAGACGCTGCTCAAACCCAGGCGCGTCTGGCGCTGATTGGTGCCGTTCGTACCGTGATCGCGACAACGCTCCGTCTGGTCGGCGTGTCCGCACCGGACAAAATGTAA
- the speB gene encoding agmatinase: MKLDQAYSGNVFICSSEDYENSKAVIYGMPMDYTVSFRPGSRFGPSHIRQASVGLEEYSPYLDKSIVDMTYFDAGDLLLPFGNAGRSLDVISEYIGGLLADDKFPIGLGGEHLVTWPVIQQMHKKYPDLILIHIDAHADLREQYEGEPLSHSTPVRKAAELMGGKNIYQFGIRSGSREEFQYGRENINFYPFEVAAPLKEALPSMGNRPVYVTIDIDVLDPSAAPGTGTAEAGGITSKELLEAVHLIAGSGVNVVGCDLVEVAPIYDPTQQTQIVAAKLIREMLLGFVK, encoded by the coding sequence ATGAAATTGGATCAAGCCTATTCCGGCAACGTATTTATTTGCAGCTCCGAAGATTACGAAAACTCCAAAGCGGTGATTTACGGCATGCCGATGGACTATACCGTCAGCTTCCGTCCCGGCTCTCGTTTCGGCCCGTCCCATATCCGCCAGGCATCGGTTGGTCTGGAAGAGTACAGCCCATACCTGGATAAAAGCATTGTGGATATGACGTACTTTGATGCAGGCGATCTGCTTCTGCCTTTCGGCAATGCCGGACGCAGCCTTGACGTCATTAGCGAATACATCGGCGGCCTGCTGGCGGATGACAAATTTCCGATCGGTCTTGGCGGGGAACATCTCGTCACTTGGCCAGTTATTCAGCAAATGCACAAAAAGTATCCGGACCTGATCCTGATTCATATCGATGCGCATGCTGACCTGCGCGAGCAATACGAAGGCGAACCGCTGTCCCACTCTACGCCGGTACGCAAAGCTGCCGAGCTGATGGGCGGCAAAAACATTTATCAATTCGGTATTCGTTCCGGTTCCCGCGAAGAGTTCCAATATGGCCGCGAAAACATCAACTTTTATCCGTTCGAAGTAGCCGCCCCGCTGAAGGAAGCTCTGCCAAGCATGGGCAACCGTCCGGTATACGTGACGATCGACATCGACGTGCTTGACCCGTCGGCTGCGCCAGGCACAGGTACCGCCGAAGCGGGAGGCATTACGTCCAAAGAGCTGCTTGAAGCGGTACACTTGATTGCAGGTTCCGGCGTGAACGTTGTGGGCTGCGACCTGGTCGAGGTGGCTCCGATCTACGATCCGACGCAACAGACGCAAATCGTTGCAGCAAAACTGATTCGCGAAATGCTGCTTGGATTCGTGAAGTAA
- a CDS encoding PBP1A family penicillin-binding protein, with protein sequence MKQPAQKARKRGFRLWKWIKGLSLLLMLSLIAAAAGLVYLYATSLPLADSDRNSRLLDSQGEVIATFSAGGKDSVPVQLDAISPDLINATLAVEDRKFYDHHGFDIRGLGRAVLVNLQHMQMSQGASTLTQQLARNLYLSHEKTWTRKAKEAIYTAQLEMKYSKNEILQMYLNEIYYGHGAYGIESAARMYFGKSANQLDLAESAMLAGIPKGPTYYSPYNHMKNAKDRQRIVLNSMAETGKITQSEADKAYEEILSFKPESERKTVEQAPYFRDYIRSLAINELGISEAMLDHGGLNIYTTLDLRMQKAAEDAVAKGMDPKSELETALISIDPRTGYIKAMVGGKNYRTSQINHVLATTRQPGSAFKPIMYLAALESKQLTSASIFNSEPTLFHYDNDRKTYKPGNFGDKYLGEIDLRQAIAASDNIYAVNTIMKIGPEKVVDMAHTLGITSNLSPVPSLALGTSPVSPLEMASAFSVIAAGGQRTPPVAILQITDAAGRVLYEAPQTKAETVVEPSAAYVLTRLMESVFESGGTGNRVSATMKRPVAGKTGTTNTDAWLVGFTPELSTAVWVGYDQGKSITTSDGRRAAPIFAQFTEQALASVPPKIFPVPDNVVSVYINPETGQLAGNGCAEKRLEVFMAGTEPTDVCRGADSDPKDAADHSKPDQQSEQALQEEKHSWWKDFKRWWVE encoded by the coding sequence ATGAAACAACCTGCCCAGAAGGCCCGCAAACGCGGGTTCCGCCTATGGAAGTGGATCAAAGGCCTGTCCCTGCTCCTCATGCTCAGCCTCATCGCTGCAGCTGCGGGACTTGTCTATTTATATGCAACCAGTCTGCCTTTAGCCGATTCTGACCGGAATTCAAGGCTGCTGGACAGCCAGGGCGAGGTCATCGCCACGTTTTCTGCCGGAGGCAAAGATTCGGTTCCCGTGCAGCTTGATGCCATTTCTCCTGACCTGATCAACGCGACGTTGGCTGTTGAAGACCGCAAGTTTTATGACCACCACGGTTTCGACATTCGCGGACTGGGACGGGCCGTATTGGTCAATCTGCAGCATATGCAAATGTCCCAGGGGGCCAGCACGCTCACCCAGCAGCTTGCACGCAACCTGTATCTGTCCCATGAAAAGACGTGGACCCGAAAAGCCAAGGAAGCCATCTATACCGCTCAATTGGAGATGAAGTACAGCAAGAATGAAATTCTGCAGATGTATCTAAACGAGATTTATTACGGTCATGGAGCGTATGGAATCGAATCAGCCGCAAGAATGTATTTCGGCAAATCGGCCAATCAGCTCGACTTGGCGGAAAGCGCCATGCTCGCCGGCATCCCGAAGGGTCCGACCTATTACTCTCCATATAATCATATGAAAAACGCCAAAGACCGCCAGCGCATCGTACTGAATTCCATGGCGGAAACCGGAAAAATCACGCAATCCGAGGCGGATAAGGCCTATGAGGAAATACTCTCCTTCAAGCCGGAAAGCGAGCGCAAAACGGTGGAGCAGGCACCTTATTTCCGTGACTATATCCGCAGCCTGGCGATCAACGAGCTGGGCATCAGTGAAGCCATGCTGGACCATGGAGGACTGAATATCTATACCACCCTTGACCTGCGCATGCAAAAAGCAGCCGAGGACGCTGTAGCTAAAGGCATGGATCCCAAAAGCGAGCTGGAAACGGCCCTGATTTCCATTGACCCGCGAACCGGGTATATCAAAGCGATGGTCGGCGGCAAAAATTATCGCACCAGCCAGATCAATCATGTGCTGGCAACGACCCGCCAGCCAGGCTCGGCTTTCAAACCGATCATGTATTTGGCGGCACTGGAGTCCAAACAGCTCACGAGTGCCTCCATCTTTAATAGTGAACCTACCTTGTTTCATTATGATAACGACCGCAAAACCTATAAGCCCGGCAATTTTGGAGACAAGTATTTGGGCGAAATTGATTTGAGGCAAGCCATAGCAGCTTCGGACAATATCTATGCGGTCAATACGATCATGAAGATCGGACCGGAAAAGGTCGTGGACATGGCTCATACGTTGGGGATTACAAGCAACCTCAGCCCGGTGCCTTCCCTTGCGCTCGGGACTTCGCCAGTCAGCCCGCTCGAGATGGCCTCGGCGTTTTCCGTTATCGCCGCAGGCGGGCAGCGTACCCCGCCCGTCGCAATTCTCCAGATAACGGATGCAGCCGGAAGAGTGCTGTATGAAGCGCCGCAAACCAAGGCAGAAACGGTCGTTGAGCCCTCTGCAGCGTATGTTCTGACACGTTTAATGGAGAGTGTGTTCGAGAGTGGCGGAACCGGCAACCGGGTATCGGCAACGATGAAGCGCCCCGTGGCAGGCAAAACCGGCACAACCAACACCGATGCCTGGCTTGTCGGCTTCACGCCCGAGCTGTCCACTGCCGTATGGGTGGGTTATGATCAAGGAAAATCCATAACCACCTCGGACGGAAGACGGGCTGCCCCCATCTTTGCCCAATTTACCGAACAGGCGCTGGCGAGCGTGCCGCCCAAAATATTCCCGGTACCGGATAACGTCGTGAGCGTGTACATCAATCCGGAAACCGGACAATTGGCAGGCAACGGTTGCGCAGAGAAGCGGCTCGAAGTGTTTATGGCGGGAACGGAACCAACCGATGTATGCCGGGGTGCCGATTCGGATCCTAAAGATGCTGCAGACCACAGTAAGCCTGATCAACAGAGCGAACAAGCGCTGCAGGAGGAAAAGCATTCCTGGTGGAAGGACTTTAAACGCTGGTGGGTGGAATAG
- the rpoE gene encoding DNA-directed RNA polymerase subunit delta: MSTSLNLKIDKEKVKEIPLVDLAFMVLKAANTPYYYLDLMNEVAKQRGMTDEEINEYIAQLYTEINIDGRFACVGTSLWGLKRWYPVGGNEDAVSGTNRPRIINDDDDDLEDEDFGEEEDNYNVDDDFNDSNDDQDEDEDDDIFDEDDSDEEVLVEDDDLEEEDIEDEEEEEFDDEEDYNDEKDR, translated from the coding sequence GTGAGTACCTCACTCAATTTGAAAATTGATAAAGAAAAAGTTAAGGAAATTCCTTTGGTCGATCTTGCGTTCATGGTACTTAAAGCGGCCAACACGCCGTACTACTACCTTGATTTGATGAACGAGGTTGCGAAACAACGCGGCATGACGGATGAAGAGATCAACGAATATATTGCCCAGCTGTACACCGAAATCAATATCGATGGTCGATTTGCATGTGTAGGTACAAGTCTCTGGGGGCTGAAGCGTTGGTATCCGGTTGGCGGGAACGAAGATGCCGTTTCGGGGACCAATCGTCCACGCATCATTAATGATGACGACGATGACCTGGAAGACGAGGACTTCGGCGAAGAGGAAGACAACTACAACGTGGATGATGACTTCAACGATTCCAACGATGATCAGGATGAGGATGAAGACGACGATATCTTTGACGAAGACGACAGCGACGAAGAAGTCTTGGTTGAAGACGACGACCTCGAAGAAGAAGACATTGAGGATGAAGAAGAAGAAGAGTTTGACGACGAAGAGGATTACAACGACGAAAAGGATCGCTAA
- a CDS encoding alpha-N-arabinofuranosidase, which produces MVDVILNSNSDKGLINRNIYGHFSEHLGRCIYEGLWVGEDSPIPNTDGIRNDVLTALQKLNIPVLRWPGGCFADEYHWKDGVGPKSERARMINNNWGGVEENNHFGTHEFLRLCELLGTEPYISGNLGSGTVQEMQQWVEYITFDGESPMANWRKSNGREKPWKLTYFGVGNENWGCGGNMRPEYYADEYRRYSTYVRNYSDNRIFKIACGPNEDNYEWTEVLMREAARFMDGLSLHYYTLPTGNWQDKGEATGFDEAAWFRTLKRTLHMEELIVKHSEIMDKYDPENKVALIIDEWGTWYNVEPGTNPGFLYQQNTMRDALVAGINLNLFNNYNKRVQMANLAQIVNVLQALVLTEGERMLLTPTYHVFDMYQVHMDAQRLELNYESPAYTFGDETIPQLSLSASRNTEGVVHVTACNLSHTDELEVVCRLDSFQTSDAASVSGRILHHDDFGAYNTFEEPNRVQLADWSDLSLENNELRFTLPPASVGVIALKA; this is translated from the coding sequence ATGGTTGATGTTATTTTAAATTCAAATTCCGATAAAGGATTAATAAATCGCAATATTTATGGTCACTTTTCGGAGCACTTGGGACGGTGCATCTATGAGGGATTATGGGTGGGGGAGGACTCGCCCATTCCGAATACGGACGGCATTCGCAATGACGTGTTGACAGCGCTGCAGAAGCTGAATATTCCGGTACTGCGGTGGCCGGGCGGATGCTTCGCCGATGAATATCACTGGAAAGATGGCGTCGGCCCCAAAAGCGAACGCGCGCGCATGATCAACAACAACTGGGGCGGGGTGGAAGAAAACAACCATTTTGGCACGCATGAATTCCTCCGTTTGTGCGAATTGCTCGGCACAGAGCCTTACATTAGCGGGAATCTGGGGAGCGGAACCGTTCAAGAAATGCAGCAATGGGTCGAATACATCACGTTTGACGGCGAATCCCCGATGGCGAACTGGCGCAAATCCAACGGGCGTGAAAAGCCCTGGAAGCTGACCTATTTCGGGGTGGGGAACGAAAACTGGGGCTGCGGCGGAAACATGAGACCCGAGTATTACGCCGATGAATATCGCCGTTACTCCACATATGTGCGCAATTATTCCGACAACCGCATTTTCAAAATCGCCTGCGGTCCCAATGAGGACAACTATGAATGGACGGAAGTGCTGATGCGCGAAGCAGCACGTTTCATGGACGGATTAAGTCTGCACTATTACACGCTCCCGACAGGGAACTGGCAGGATAAAGGGGAAGCGACCGGATTTGACGAAGCAGCCTGGTTCCGCACTTTGAAACGCACACTTCATATGGAAGAATTGATCGTGAAGCATTCGGAGATTATGGACAAATACGATCCGGAGAACAAGGTTGCGCTGATCATCGATGAGTGGGGGACGTGGTACAACGTGGAGCCGGGAACCAACCCGGGTTTCCTGTACCAGCAAAACACGATGCGGGATGCGCTTGTGGCGGGAATTAACCTGAACTTGTTCAACAATTACAATAAACGGGTGCAAATGGCCAATTTGGCGCAGATCGTCAATGTGCTGCAAGCTCTTGTGCTGACCGAGGGCGAACGTATGCTGCTTACTCCGACGTATCACGTCTTTGACATGTATCAGGTGCATATGGACGCGCAGCGATTGGAATTGAACTATGAGAGTCCGGCATACACTTTCGGGGATGAGACCATTCCTCAGCTTAGCTTGTCCGCGTCCCGCAATACGGAGGGAGTCGTTCATGTAACGGCGTGCAATCTGAGCCACACGGATGAATTGGAAGTGGTTTGCCGTCTGGACTCCTTCCAAACTTCCGATGCGGCATCGGTATCGGGGCGAATCCTCCACCATGACGACTTCGGGGCATACAATACATTTGAAGAACCGAACCGGGTTCAATTGGCGGATTGGAGCGATCTATCGCTAGAAAACAACGAATTGCGCTTCACGCTCCCTCCCGCATCCGTCGGCGTGATTGCGTTGAAGGCATGA